The nucleotide window AAAGAAGCTAAAAGTGGGATAGCTGTGATGATGAAAGAAGGTGTGATGCCAGATGTTGTTACCTACAGTTCATTAATGGATGGATATTGTCTTGTTAATGAAGTTAATAAGGCCAAACATGTGTTAAGTATATTATATCTCGAATGAGAGTGGCTCCCAATGCTCGTAGCTATAGTATCGTGATTAATGGATTCTGTAAGATTAAAATGGTCGACAAAGCCTTGAGTCTCTTTTATGAAATGCGTTGCAGAAGAATTGCTCCTGATACggtaacttacaattctctAATTGATGGTTTGTGCAAATCTGGGAGAATCTCCTATGCTTGGGAGCTTGTTGATGAGATGCGTGATAGTGGTCAACCAGCTGATATAATCACTTACAATTCATTAATAGATGCTTTATGCAAAAACCATCATGTTGACAAGGCTATTGCATTAGTCAAGAAAATTAAAGACCAAGGCATTCAACTAGATATGTACACATACAATATACTTATCGATGGACTATGCAAACAAGGAAGGCTTAAGGATGCACAAGTGATTTTTCAGGATCTTTTGATTAAAGGCTACAATTTAACAGTCTGGACATATACTATTATGATCAATGGTCTTTGTTTAGAGGGTTTGCTTAATGAAGCTGAGACCCTGCTGTCAAAAATGGAAGACAATGGATGTGTTCCTGATGCTGTAACTTGTGAAACAATTATTCGCGCTCTCTTTGAAAATGATAAGAACGAAAGGGCAGAGAAACTACTACGTGAAATGATTGCCAGAGGTCTACTGTAAGAGAAGACTAGTTAAGGTGATATCTTGATACATATTaggttattttgaattttgacgAAAGTCGtctaatcttttttatttcttaatttaaatCTAGTGAACTTTAATCAATTAAAATGGGATTGGTTCAAAGTATTTTGTATTAAATCTAGTTCGTTGTTGCTGTCAGATGCATGCTTTAATTGGTTCGTTGCACGTGAAATTGAAACAATGCTTGGCTAGCAAGGTTGATGCTgcaatttttaaatatgaattatatgatgtagAAATAATTGTAGATTGGTCGCCCtttatgataaaaaattgatgttgaGGTCACATAtgctgtgttttttttttttttgggttttatgaaGTTATTGAAATGTGGAGGAAATGACTTACACAATTAAGGATAGGTAAAGGCTAAGATGTGATGAAAAATCTTGACGAAAGGGGGACCAATCTACAAGTTTAAAAGATGTGGAGAATCTCTCACTAGGTTGGATAATCTTAGTTGTATGAAATTGCAAGtttaaaagaattttattaGAGGTTGACCACAAGGAACAATAGATTCGATAGAAGATTCAGTTGATTATTCAATTCAAGGTGACAGAAATAATATAGAGCTTCATATTTGTCGGTACAGGTACTTGTGGTGTATGGGgacctttttattattttgtatgCTTTGAGTTTCTATCATTGAGTTTGTTAATTGTATGACTGCAATTAACTTGAACTATGATGTTAATATAGAATCTCAGGAGTTAGATATACATTGTTTGTCTGTTCTGGTCTTGTTATGCATATAAATCATGTCAACTTATTGTTTAGGCTTACAAGGGTAGGGAAAGCTCTGAAAGTAGTTCAGTCTTGTACAAGTTGCTTCATGCTGATGTTGCCATATCaagacaaaatgaaaattttactaattattatataaataaacaaggttttattactttttaaatttctaTGGTAAGAATTAGTAAATGTGGCTTTTGTTGCACTTTAGCTAAGGTTATATATACCTCGTTTCCTTTCTGATATGATCCCAAATGACACGGTGACTTGATAAGGAGGGACAGTTAGCATATCAGCTGTCCCAGCCCATAATTTGGAGAATTATGTTAAGAGAACAATAGAAGGGAAGAATGGAAACATTCACACGACTAAGAGTGAGAAGAGATAAGTGGGGAATGAATTGTGCGAGAGAAATTTTCAGTGCCACCCTATGCTGTGCCACCTGATGCTAGCTTATTTTGATAGTTACAAACTGTCTTAGAGTTTGTTAGAGTGAGTGTAGGTTAACATCAACCGGAGTGAAGGATAAACATTGTATAAATACTTGTAATCTGAACTCTAAATTTCAGTATTTCAATTCAATGAATATAGAATTCAGTTTTCCAATTATCTCTGCTTTTGTTATCTTTATTATGGTATTAAAAGGTAAAACCTATTGATTTACCCACTAAATTATCCACATACCAATCCCAATGGTGTTGGATGTGAGGAGGTATATTATGAAAAATAGATAAGGTCTGAAAAGAGTTTATGAAGAGTAGAAATTCTCACCCTACAAGCCGGATTTACAATGATTGCTTAGAAGAACCAATTCTCTTTGTTTTGCTTAAGCCGGTtctgaaaaatggaaaaataaatatggtAGTAAAAGGGGAAGGAGAAGAATGAGttttaacacaaaaaagaaaattgtggaTCTGTTCTTAGATATGCATGGCCAAACTTTTCATCTGCCTATATATTACTCTTCCTTCATAAGGTAAGAAATCATATTTAGGAAAATGATATGGAGTGAGAAACCAGGGCCTCAACCTTTTTGTAATTCATAGTTCTTTTCCTTGtctccttattattattattgaacaaATATGTATCACATTCTCCTCTAACCTACACTTGAAATTTGAGCATTTTAATTGATTAAAGTTCACTAATATGATCGTGCAGGAAGAGCTCGATCGTCTATCTAATTATTGGGATTGGTTCAAAGTATTTTGTATTAAATCTAGTTCGTTGTTGCTTTCAGATACATGCTTTAATTGGTTCGTTGCACGTGAAATTGAAACAATGCTTGGCTAGCAAGGTTGATGCTgcaatttttaaatatgaattatatgatgtagAAATAATTGTAGATTGGTCCCCCTTTAGGataaaaaattgatgttgaGGTCACATAtgctgtgttttttttttttttgggttttatgaaGTTATTGAAATGTGGAGGAAATGACTTACACAATTAAGGATAGGTAAAGGCTAAGATGTGATGAAAAATCTTTTGATCatattcattaaaaatcaaaatttgaatcatcTATTGCTGGTTTTCTGTTTTTCCCCAGTTTTGTTGCAGTGCCTGTGTTTTGTCCGTGTTGGATTTCTTCTTGAACATGCAAACACAGTCACCTTCTTTGCTGGTTTGTTGTCATCTATAGGGGCATAGCAGAGCGAAACGACAGGGGGGCTGCTATAACAATCAATATGGCAGTTGTTTGTGGCTGCAACATTTGAGCTTTGATGTTTAGTTCCTTTAAGCTTTAGATGCTTAAACATGTTTGTTTTCTATACTTGGTTCTGTTATTTACCTATATGTTTGCCTAAGACTTATGTTTAccgaatcttttttt belongs to Medicago truncatula cultivar Jemalong A17 chromosome 6, MtrunA17r5.0-ANR, whole genome shotgun sequence and includes:
- the LOC25481803 gene encoding LOW QUALITY PROTEIN: pentatricopeptide repeat-containing protein At1g12620 (The sequence of the model RefSeq protein was modified relative to this genomic sequence to represent the inferred CDS: deleted 2 bases in 1 codon) gives rise to the protein MRFAFSIFAKILKMGYHPNTITLTTLVKGFCLNHKVKEALHFHDHVLALGFHFNQVSYGTLINGLCKIGETRAALQMLRQIEGKLVSTDVVMYSTIIDGLCKDKLVNDAYELYSEMITKRISPTVVTLNSLIYGYCIVGQFKEAFGLLREMVLKNINPDVYTFNILVDALCKEGKIKEAKSGIAVMMKEGVMPDVVTYSSLMDGYCLVNEVNKAKHVLSILSRMRVAPNARSYSIVINGFCKIKMVDKALSLFYEMRCRRIAPDTVTYNSLIDGLCKSGRISYAWELVDEMRDSGQPADIITYNSLIDALCKNHHVDKAIALVKKIKDQGIQLDMYTYNILIDGLCKQGRLKDAQVIFQDLLIKGYNLTVWTYTIMINGLCLEGLLNEAETLLSKMEDNGCVPDAVTCETIIRALFENDKNERAEKLLREMIARGLL